In Monodelphis domestica isolate mMonDom1 chromosome 4, mMonDom1.pri, whole genome shotgun sequence, one DNA window encodes the following:
- the LOC103099646 gene encoding keratin-associated protein 19-3-like produces the protein MSYYGGYYGGLGYGYGSGYGCGCGSFRGLGYGCGGCGYGGLGYGSYGCGGCGYGGLGYGGYGYGGYGYGCCRPSCCGRYSSYGFY, from the coding sequence ATGAGCTACTACGGCGGCTACTATGGAGGCCTGGGCTATGGCTATGGCTCTGGTTATGGCTGTGGATGTGGCTCCTTCCGTGGCCTAGGCTATGGCTGCGGTGGCTGTGGCTATGGAGGTCTGGGCTATGGCAGCTATGGCTGTGGAGGCTGTGGCTATGGAGGCCTGGGCTATGGCGGCTATGGCTATGGTGGCTATGGCTATGGCTGCTGCCGCCCATCTTGCTGTGGAAGGTATTCTTCTTATGGCTTCTACTGA